Proteins encoded in a region of the Oscillatoria salina IIICB1 genome:
- a CDS encoding YraN family protein: MTKKLGELGEILVAQWLKTEGWTILHYRWRCRWGEIDLIAQKQATLLFIEVKTRSRGNWDANGLLAITPSKQRKLLQTAELFLAENPDLANLNCQFDLALVKSKRESKSLNSNLEADSLPARIKLGKPLAYGGYLLTLDNYIPAILAQ; encoded by the coding sequence ATGACCAAGAAATTGGGCGAACTAGGGGAAATACTGGTAGCCCAGTGGTTAAAAACCGAAGGCTGGACAATTTTACATTATCGCTGGCGTTGTCGCTGGGGAGAAATTGACTTAATTGCCCAAAAACAAGCTACTTTGTTGTTTATCGAGGTAAAAACGCGCAGTCGAGGAAATTGGGACGCTAACGGTTTATTAGCAATTACTCCTAGTAAACAAAGAAAACTTTTGCAAACCGCCGAATTATTTCTTGCCGAAAATCCCGATTTAGCTAATCTCAATTGTCAATTTGACCTAGCTTTAGTGAAAAGTAAAAGAGAATCAAAGTCATTAAATTCTAACTTGGAGGCTGATTCTTTACCCGCTCGAATTAAGCTAGGCAAACCTCTAGCTTACGGTGGCTATTTGCTGACCTTGGATAATTATATTCCGGCAATTTTAGCACAATAA